A section of the Pseudomonas sp. FP453 genome encodes:
- a CDS encoding DUF5666 domain-containing protein, translating to MKITLNKMLLASTLAAAMAMGLAHAAEAPRVGVRGAITAIDGDAMHVKVNSGEDVTVLLTPATQVRAVTLAKIDEIKPGSYIGSAAMPNADGSLTALEVHVFPPAMAGTGDGHRAFDLKEGSSMTNGTVGDLVVSNGRTLTVKYKGGEQKIVVPEDVPIVNLEPGDRSLLKAGVKVVLFAAKGADGTITAQAISAGKDGVTPPM from the coding sequence ATGAAGATCACGCTGAACAAGATGCTCCTGGCTTCAACCCTCGCCGCCGCCATGGCCATGGGCCTGGCCCACGCCGCCGAAGCGCCGCGCGTGGGCGTGCGCGGTGCCATTACCGCCATCGACGGTGACGCCATGCACGTCAAGGTCAACAGCGGCGAAGACGTCACCGTGCTGTTGACCCCGGCCACCCAGGTGCGCGCCGTCACCTTGGCCAAGATCGATGAGATCAAGCCGGGCAGCTACATCGGTTCCGCTGCCATGCCCAATGCCGACGGCAGCCTGACCGCGCTGGAAGTGCACGTGTTCCCACCGGCGATGGCCGGCACCGGAGACGGGCACCGAGCGTTTGATTTGAAGGAAGGCAGCAGCATGACCAACGGCACGGTGGGTGACCTGGTGGTGAGCAACGGGCGCACGCTGACGGTGAAGTACAAGGGCGGTGAGCAGAAGATCGTGGTGCCGGAGGATGTGCCGATCGTCAACCTGGAACCGGGGGATCGCAGCCTGTTGAAGGCGGGGGTGAAGGTGGTGTTGTTTGCGGCGAAGGGCGCGGATGGGACGATTACGGCGCAGGCCATCTCCGCCGGCAAGGATGGCGTGACACCACCGATGTGA
- a CDS encoding M57 family metalloprotease — protein sequence MNVSNPIAMNTFCGLPKSDAGSYGVGFNHKQSFTTDQAAKQITRENLRFHDRNSDQSIDLNYKVDESFSTRQKQRVRQAVQAWQDVANINFREGPGNTDGAVHIYNNPRGDRGVATSPHRSVTRTTATVGTAGESGSPALSSHFMLTAVHEIGHAIGLQHPGNYNGEGANYTNGAVYAQDTQARTVMSYWSERNQPGHDFNSLKPSAPMMDDIAAVQRLYGANHKTRATDTTYGFNSNTEREAMSLKSARDKPIFCVWDGGGIDTLDFSGFSQAQKIDLNAESFSDVAGLKGNVSIARGCLVENAVGGSGPDKIVGNQVANRLKGGADADSLRGGDGADTFVYDKASDSTPQRPDTLEDFTSGSDKIDVSGAMKEAGVRALVFTDRFSGRAGEAVLKHDASSGRSSLAIDLKGSGSADLLINSKREIRAGDVVWVGSPPEVGPAPAPAPIPAPMPAPTPAPPQPLDSIVENQAHMAQMLAKVVSAFILQLLGFFSRLSGQVSTGKQRV from the coding sequence ATGAATGTTTCTAATCCAATCGCAATGAACACTTTCTGTGGTTTACCTAAATCCGATGCTGGTTCATATGGCGTAGGCTTCAATCACAAGCAGTCCTTCACGACAGACCAGGCGGCCAAGCAGATCACACGTGAAAACTTGCGTTTCCATGACCGTAACAGCGACCAGTCAATCGATCTGAACTACAAGGTTGACGAGAGTTTCAGTACCCGGCAGAAGCAACGCGTTCGCCAGGCGGTCCAGGCCTGGCAGGATGTGGCAAATATCAATTTCCGGGAAGGTCCGGGCAACACGGACGGTGCCGTCCACATCTATAACAACCCGCGGGGCGATCGTGGCGTCGCCACCTCCCCCCATCGTTCCGTTACCCGTACCACGGCGACGGTTGGCACCGCCGGCGAGAGCGGTTCGCCTGCGCTGAGCAGCCACTTCATGCTGACCGCCGTTCATGAAATAGGTCACGCCATTGGCCTGCAACACCCAGGTAACTACAACGGCGAGGGTGCCAATTACACCAACGGTGCGGTGTACGCTCAGGACACACAAGCACGCACCGTGATGAGTTACTGGTCGGAGCGAAACCAGCCGGGTCACGACTTCAATTCGCTGAAACCGTCCGCGCCCATGATGGATGACATTGCGGCGGTCCAGCGCCTGTACGGGGCCAATCACAAAACCCGTGCCACAGACACCACCTACGGCTTCAATTCCAATACCGAGCGTGAGGCCATGAGCCTGAAAAGCGCGAGGGACAAGCCCATTTTCTGCGTGTGGGATGGGGGCGGGATCGACACCCTGGATTTTTCCGGGTTTTCCCAAGCCCAGAAGATCGACCTGAATGCAGAGTCGTTTTCTGATGTTGCGGGGTTGAAGGGCAATGTGTCGATCGCCCGGGGATGCCTGGTTGAAAACGCTGTCGGCGGTTCCGGCCCGGATAAAATTGTCGGCAATCAGGTCGCCAATCGCCTCAAGGGAGGCGCCGACGCCGACTCACTGAGAGGAGGAGACGGTGCGGATACGTTTGTCTACGACAAGGCCAGTGATTCCACGCCGCAGCGGCCTGATACGCTCGAGGACTTCACTAGCGGCAGCGATAAGATCGACGTGTCGGGAGCGATGAAAGAAGCGGGGGTGCGAGCCCTTGTGTTCACGGATCGGTTCAGCGGACGAGCGGGTGAGGCGGTACTCAAGCACGACGCCAGTTCCGGCCGCTCAAGCCTGGCGATTGACCTGAAGGGCAGCGGCAGCGCGGATCTGTTGATCAACAGCAAACGCGAGATCCGGGCTGGCGATGTAGTGTGGGTAGGCAGCCCCCCAGAGGTTGGTCCTGCACCGGCACCAGCTCCCATACCGGCACCAATGCCTGCACCTACACCTGCGCCCCCCCAGCCACTGGATTCAATCGTGGAAAATCAGGCTCACATGGCCCAGATGCTTGCCAAGGTAGTGTCTGCATTCATTTTGCAGTTGCTAGGTTTTTTTTCGCGACTTTCAGGCCAAGTGTCCACGGGTAAGCAGCGTGTGTGA
- a CDS encoding MFS transporter, with protein MNATPHTSSTMTRGMVMLFAFCCGAIVANIYYAQPVIELIAPDIGLTPAMASLIVSLTQIGYALGLFFLVPLGDLLENRKLMISTTVLAIASLLGAAFIQQPNLFLLVSLLIGFSSVSVQILIPLAAHLAPAESRGRVVGSIMGGLLLGILLARPVSSVVADHFGWRAMFMAAAGLMAFISVVLLITIPKRQPDHSATYGQLLRSLGTLLRKQPVLRQRAFYQGGMFATFSLFWTAAPLELARNHGLSQSEIALFALVGALGAIAAPIAGRLADAGHTHRASLLAMLFAALSFLPAFVHPLYSVIGLAVTGVVLDFCVQMNMVLGQRAIYALDANSRSRLNALYMTSIFIGGAFGSAIASSVYEHGGWLGVMLVGSAFPLVALLRFLSVSRQVAVVAA; from the coding sequence ATGAACGCTACCCCACACACCTCAAGCACCATGACCCGCGGGATGGTGATGCTGTTTGCGTTCTGCTGCGGCGCCATCGTTGCCAACATCTACTACGCGCAGCCGGTCATCGAGCTGATCGCTCCGGACATCGGCCTCACACCGGCCATGGCCAGCCTGATCGTGTCGCTGACACAAATCGGCTACGCCCTTGGCCTGTTTTTCCTGGTGCCCCTGGGCGACTTGCTGGAAAACCGCAAGCTGATGATCAGCACCACAGTGCTCGCCATCGCCAGCCTGCTCGGTGCGGCGTTTATCCAGCAGCCGAACCTGTTCCTGCTGGTGTCGTTGCTGATCGGCTTCAGCTCGGTGTCGGTGCAGATCCTCATCCCGCTGGCCGCGCACCTGGCGCCGGCCGAGTCCCGTGGCCGGGTAGTCGGCAGCATCATGGGCGGCCTGTTGCTCGGCATCCTGCTGGCGCGACCAGTGTCCAGCGTCGTGGCCGACCACTTCGGCTGGCGCGCGATGTTCATGGCTGCAGCCGGGTTGATGGCGTTTATCAGCGTGGTCCTGCTGATCACCATCCCCAAGCGCCAGCCGGACCACAGCGCCACCTACGGCCAGTTGCTGCGTTCCCTCGGCACCCTGCTGCGCAAGCAACCAGTGCTGCGCCAACGGGCGTTCTACCAGGGTGGCATGTTCGCCACGTTCAGCCTGTTCTGGACCGCCGCGCCGCTGGAACTGGCGCGCAATCACGGCCTGAGCCAAAGCGAGATCGCCCTGTTTGCCCTGGTCGGTGCCCTCGGCGCCATCGCCGCGCCCATCGCCGGCCGCCTGGCGGATGCGGGCCACACCCACCGCGCTTCGTTGCTGGCCATGCTGTTTGCCGCGTTGAGCTTTCTGCCGGCCTTCGTCCACCCGCTGTACAGCGTGATCGGCCTGGCCGTCACCGGCGTGGTGCTGGATTTCTGCGTGCAGATGAACATGGTCCTCGGCCAGCGCGCGATCTACGCCCTCGACGCCAACAGCCGCAGCCGCCTGAACGCGCTGTACATGACCAGCATCTTCATCGGGGGCGCCTTCGGCTCGGCGATTGCCAGCAGCGTGTACGAACACGGCGGCTGGCTGGGCGTGATGCTGGTGGGCAGCGCGTTCCCGCTGGTGGCGTTGTTGCGGTTCTTGAGTGTTTCCCGCCAGGTTGCGGTGGTCGCAGCCTGA